A window of the Synechococcus sp. LTW-R genome harbors these coding sequences:
- a CDS encoding biotin transporter BioY yields MRALANWSGALAGLLLILCGGLIQAAIPWPGEQGVSVLPLPMTLQVPALLFTALVCGHRPAMLAGMAYISLGLFQLPVFQGGGGLSYLSDPAFGYLAGFLPAAWLTGRLAQQQDMDDLLNLLGAAVLGLFILQGCGLANLLLGGLFQRWGGQLPQLVLTYSLGPLLPQLLLCCAVAVLAWPTRRLLLLDR; encoded by the coding sequence GTGCGCGCCCTTGCCAACTGGAGTGGTGCCTTAGCCGGATTACTCCTGATTCTTTGTGGCGGGTTAATTCAGGCGGCCATCCCGTGGCCTGGGGAACAGGGGGTGTCCGTGCTGCCCTTGCCGATGACCCTGCAGGTGCCGGCCCTGCTCTTCACGGCGCTCGTCTGCGGCCACCGCCCAGCGATGTTGGCGGGCATGGCTTACATCAGCCTCGGCCTCTTCCAACTGCCGGTCTTCCAAGGCGGCGGGGGGCTGAGTTACCTGAGCGATCCAGCCTTTGGCTACCTGGCTGGCTTCCTGCCAGCGGCCTGGCTGACCGGCCGCCTGGCTCAGCAGCAGGACATGGATGATCTGTTGAACCTGCTGGGCGCGGCGGTCTTGGGGTTGTTCATCCTCCAGGGATGCGGCTTAGCCAACCTTCTGCTCGGGGGACTCTTTCAACGCTGGGGCGGACAACTCCCGCAGTTGGTGCTGACCTACAGCCTTGGACCGCTGCTGCCCCAGCTGTTGTTGTGTTGCGCCGTTGCGGTGCTGGCCTGGCCAACGCGCCGCCTCTTGTTGCTGGATCGCTGA
- a CDS encoding DUF3148 domain-containing protein, with product MSQESISVGTQVRLLHQPSYLKTADAMSMLRPPDLIDAGEIGQVVALKAMEQVAVRFRRGTFLLELKQLETL from the coding sequence ATGTCTCAGGAATCCATCAGTGTTGGCACCCAGGTGCGGTTGCTGCACCAACCCAGCTATCTGAAGACGGCCGATGCCATGTCGATGCTCCGCCCGCCGGACCTGATTGACGCCGGCGAGATCGGTCAGGTGGTCGCTCTGAAGGCGATGGAACAGGTTGCCGTGCGGTTCCGGCGCGGCACCTTTCTGCTCGAGCTCAAGCAACTGGAAACGCTCTAG
- a CDS encoding pitrilysin family protein, with amino-acid sequence MPGLNTTPLPEPQRGQLANGTTLVQLDLPNAPVVCLDFWCRAGSGMEGPDESGLAHFLEHMVFKGSRTLQAGEFDLRIEALGGNSNAATGFDDVHYHVLIPPGACGEALELLTDLVLQPRLDAKDFDMERQVVLEELAQSEDQPEEVAFQQLLKQSCLNHAYGLPILGAREALLDHTPEAMAAFHGRHYRADRCCLSVAGPLAALELDALLSNSALAGLKQSKRDVRPVPLHFEPGEERLELPRLEAARLLMAWPLPGAADQMSVVGGDLITTLLAEGRRSRLVERLREQLRLVESVDLDLNVLESGCLVLLEAVCEPEQLSAVRAEINAVLLALLQESPSEAEVDRARRLVGNGYRFSLEAPSAVAAMVGNSALWGREHNLQAPLDWLDEWDGRRLVQELVPQLQPQRAFVLEAVPA; translated from the coding sequence TTGCCAGGTCTGAACACCACACCGCTGCCGGAACCGCAGCGTGGTCAGCTCGCCAACGGAACCACCCTGGTGCAACTGGACCTGCCAAACGCACCGGTGGTCTGCCTGGACTTTTGGTGCCGAGCCGGTAGTGGCATGGAAGGACCGGACGAGTCCGGCCTCGCCCACTTCCTCGAGCACATGGTGTTCAAGGGGAGTCGCACCCTGCAGGCGGGGGAATTCGACCTGCGCATCGAAGCCCTGGGCGGCAACAGCAACGCTGCAACCGGCTTCGACGACGTCCATTACCACGTTTTGATACCGCCAGGGGCCTGCGGCGAGGCCTTGGAGCTACTCACGGATTTGGTGCTCCAACCCCGGCTGGACGCCAAGGACTTCGACATGGAGCGCCAGGTGGTGCTCGAGGAGCTCGCCCAAAGTGAGGATCAGCCAGAAGAGGTGGCTTTTCAGCAACTGCTCAAGCAGAGCTGCCTGAATCACGCCTATGGCCTTCCGATCCTTGGCGCCCGCGAGGCCCTCTTAGACCACACACCGGAGGCCATGGCAGCCTTCCACGGCCGCCATTACCGAGCCGACCGCTGCTGTCTCTCCGTGGCCGGTCCCCTGGCCGCCCTGGAGCTCGATGCACTGCTCTCGAACTCGGCCCTGGCCGGCTTAAAGCAATCCAAGCGGGATGTTCGTCCCGTTCCCCTCCACTTCGAACCCGGCGAGGAACGCCTTGAACTGCCGCGGCTCGAGGCGGCACGGCTGCTGATGGCCTGGCCACTCCCCGGTGCCGCGGATCAAATGTCCGTCGTTGGTGGCGATCTCATCACCACGCTTCTGGCGGAGGGACGGCGCAGTCGTCTGGTGGAGCGGCTCCGGGAGCAATTGCGCCTGGTGGAGAGCGTGGATCTGGATCTGAATGTGTTGGAGTCCGGCTGCCTCGTCCTGCTGGAGGCGGTTTGTGAACCCGAGCAGCTCAGCGCGGTTCGCGCCGAGATCAATGCCGTTCTGTTGGCACTCCTGCAGGAGAGTCCGAGTGAGGCGGAGGTGGATCGCGCCCGCCGATTGGTCGGGAACGGCTACCGCTTCAGCCTCGAAGCACCCAGCGCCGTTGCCGCGATGGTTGGCAACAGTGCCCTCTGGGGACGCGAGCACAATCTCCAAGCTCCGCTGGACTGGCTGGATGAATGGGACGGTCGGCGCCTCGTGCAGGAGCTCGTTCCGCAGCTTCAGCCCCAGCGAGCTTTCGTACTGGAGGCCGTCCCAGCGTGA
- a CDS encoding DevA family ABC transporter ATP-binding protein, with protein sequence MGTSAAVDLKELSHFYGTGTMRRQVLQGVNLTVAAGEVVLLTGPSGCGKTTLLTLVGALRSVQEGSVQVLGQELAGASRRERQRLRRSIGMIFQGHNLLRCLTAEQNVQMGSDLLPGLSYRARRDQSREWLRAVGLGDELNKLPHDLSGGQKQRVAIARALAAHPRLLLADEPTAALDSQTGREVVELLRRLARDQGSAVLMVTHDPRILDIADRLVRMEDGRLFEDAKPALSATH encoded by the coding sequence ATGGGGACTTCAGCTGCCGTCGACCTCAAGGAGCTTTCCCATTTCTATGGAACGGGGACCATGCGCCGTCAGGTGCTGCAGGGGGTCAATCTGACCGTCGCCGCCGGGGAGGTGGTCCTGCTGACGGGCCCCTCCGGATGCGGCAAAACCACCCTCTTAACCCTGGTCGGTGCCCTTCGCTCCGTTCAAGAGGGGTCGGTGCAGGTCTTGGGTCAAGAGCTGGCCGGAGCAAGCCGCCGTGAGCGCCAGCGTTTACGCCGCTCGATCGGGATGATTTTTCAAGGCCACAACCTCTTGCGTTGCCTGACGGCGGAACAGAACGTGCAAATGGGTTCTGATCTTCTGCCGGGGTTGAGTTACCGGGCTCGACGCGATCAATCCCGCGAATGGTTGCGCGCGGTGGGCCTCGGAGACGAGCTCAACAAATTGCCCCATGACCTCTCCGGTGGTCAAAAGCAGCGGGTGGCCATCGCCCGTGCCCTGGCCGCCCATCCGCGCCTGCTCCTGGCGGATGAGCCGACGGCGGCATTGGACTCGCAAACCGGCCGTGAAGTGGTGGAGCTCCTGCGGCGTCTGGCCCGTGATCAGGGCTCTGCGGTCCTGATGGTCACCCATGACCCGCGGATTTTGGATATCGCGGATCGGTTGGTCCGGATGGAGGACGGACGTCTGTTTGAGGATGCCAAGCCGGCACTCAGCGCCACCCATTGA
- a CDS encoding YcjF family protein has translation MKPPGRIWLWLGLALGVLVVVTAVLQAVNNLLWQLSYLLPSWLVGPFSLLLFGGAALLIARFAWPWFNSVRRSGWTVFNGKGPADAVEVEAPSNRQEAAQQNLAGLDALLQGIRDEVQRKALQQERERVAAELERGDLVLVVFGTGSAGKTSLIRALLKEVVGEVGAAMGSTTTTTSYRLRLRNLERGIRLIDTPGILEAGIEGQKREQIARDQAANADLLVLVVDGDLRAAELEVFAALASLGKRLLLVLNKCDLRGEDEGKRLLELLRRRTQGRMAPEDVITASASPQSVPMPGGRPLQPPPEIDRLLRRIAQVLHSDGEELIADNILMQSSRLSEAGRRLLGEQRQLDAEGVVDRYSWISAGVLAATPLPGVDLLGAAAVNAQMVMEIGRVYGVSLSKASAQELAVSVGRTLASLGLIKGGISLISAALSLNLPALLLSRAVQAVGAGWLTRIAGRSFITYFQQDQDWGDGGIQEVVQRQYDLNKRESALNAFLSAAINRVVEPLQRQGKQGQLPPRPQQRP, from the coding sequence GTGAAACCCCCTGGTCGAATCTGGCTGTGGCTCGGTCTGGCCCTCGGGGTCCTGGTCGTGGTGACGGCCGTGCTTCAAGCGGTCAACAACCTGCTCTGGCAGCTGAGCTATCTGCTGCCCAGCTGGCTGGTGGGTCCCTTCAGCCTGCTCCTCTTCGGAGGGGCGGCGCTCCTGATCGCCCGCTTTGCCTGGCCGTGGTTCAACAGTGTCCGCCGTTCCGGCTGGACGGTCTTCAACGGAAAGGGTCCGGCTGACGCCGTGGAGGTTGAGGCCCCCAGCAACCGCCAGGAGGCCGCGCAACAAAATCTCGCTGGCTTGGATGCCCTACTGCAAGGCATCCGTGATGAGGTTCAGCGCAAGGCTCTGCAGCAGGAGCGCGAGCGCGTTGCCGCAGAGCTCGAACGCGGCGATCTGGTGCTGGTGGTCTTTGGCACGGGTTCCGCCGGCAAGACGTCCTTGATTCGAGCCCTGCTGAAGGAAGTGGTCGGGGAGGTCGGTGCCGCGATGGGATCGACAACGACAACCACGAGCTATCGGTTGCGCCTTCGAAACCTGGAGCGTGGCATTCGCCTGATTGACACGCCCGGGATTTTGGAAGCGGGCATTGAAGGGCAAAAGCGGGAACAGATCGCCCGGGATCAGGCCGCCAATGCCGATCTACTGGTCTTGGTCGTCGATGGGGACCTGCGGGCCGCCGAGCTCGAGGTCTTTGCCGCCCTGGCAAGCCTGGGGAAACGGCTGCTGCTTGTGCTCAACAAGTGCGACCTGCGCGGTGAAGACGAAGGGAAGCGCTTGCTGGAGTTACTGCGCCGGCGAACCCAAGGACGCATGGCCCCAGAGGACGTGATCACGGCGAGCGCCTCGCCCCAGTCGGTCCCGATGCCCGGAGGGAGACCACTGCAACCACCGCCGGAAATCGATCGCCTTCTGCGACGGATTGCCCAAGTCCTCCACAGCGATGGGGAGGAGTTAATCGCGGACAACATCCTCATGCAGAGCAGTCGCCTGAGCGAAGCGGGGCGGCGGCTCCTCGGAGAGCAGCGGCAGCTCGATGCCGAGGGGGTGGTGGATCGCTACAGCTGGATTAGTGCAGGGGTGCTGGCGGCCACGCCCTTACCGGGGGTGGATCTGCTCGGCGCCGCCGCGGTCAATGCCCAAATGGTGATGGAGATCGGACGCGTCTATGGCGTGAGCCTCTCCAAGGCATCCGCGCAGGAATTAGCCGTTTCCGTGGGACGGACCTTGGCCAGCTTGGGCCTGATCAAGGGGGGGATCAGCCTGATCAGCGCGGCCCTGAGCTTGAACCTGCCGGCCTTGCTGCTCAGTCGTGCCGTTCAAGCGGTCGGTGCCGGTTGGCTCACCCGCATTGCGGGCCGCAGCTTCATCACCTACTTCCAGCAGGACCAAGATTGGGGCGACGGCGGGATTCAGGAAGTCGTCCAGCGTCAGTACGACCTCAACAAGCGGGAGTCCGCCCTCAATGCCTTCCTGAGTGCCGCCATCAACCGAGTGGTGGAGCCGTTGCAGCGTCAGGGGAAGCAGGGGCAACTGCCGCCACGCCCCCAGCAGCGTCCCTGA
- the devC gene encoding ABC transporter permease DevC encodes MSVQRWFEGAWQRRRIPLALLLLTRQPVRLAVALAGISFAGILMFMQLGFRDGLFDASVTIHRLFDADLVLISPRSTSSVSMAGFPKRRLVQTMAAPEVEGITPVHWNLLLWRNPETRGTRSILTLGFEPNDPLFTDPTLAPKARALTQKGRVLFDAQSRPEFGPVAEWFKSGRTVESEIAGKRVRVAGLVGLGTSFGADGNLLTSSETFIDLLPNTPPGSIEVGLVRLKPGSDPEAVAQRLQAQLPSDVKVLTKQGFIDFEQNYWRTSTSIGFIFTLGAAMGFVVGCVIVYQVLYSDVSDHLPEYATLMAMGYKLPSLLGVVAREGLLLAAFGYLPAYAAGQGLYLMVRSATQLPVFMDTSRAVTVFTMILVMCMASAGLAMRRLADADPAEIF; translated from the coding sequence GTGAGCGTTCAGCGTTGGTTTGAGGGGGCTTGGCAGCGCCGGCGCATTCCACTGGCCCTGCTGCTGTTGACCAGACAGCCGGTTCGCTTGGCCGTCGCCCTGGCGGGCATCAGTTTCGCCGGGATTCTGATGTTCATGCAGCTCGGCTTTCGTGATGGTCTTTTCGATGCCAGCGTCACGATTCACCGGCTCTTTGATGCCGACTTGGTGCTGATCAGTCCGCGCTCCACCAGCTCGGTGAGCATGGCCGGCTTCCCGAAACGCCGACTGGTTCAGACCATGGCGGCCCCTGAGGTTGAGGGCATCACGCCTGTCCATTGGAACCTGCTGCTCTGGCGCAACCCCGAGACGCGGGGCACCCGCTCGATCCTCACCTTGGGCTTTGAGCCCAATGACCCCCTGTTCACCGATCCGACCTTGGCGCCGAAAGCCCGCGCCCTGACCCAAAAAGGGAGGGTCCTCTTTGATGCACAGTCCCGCCCCGAGTTCGGCCCGGTGGCGGAGTGGTTCAAATCCGGCCGCACCGTTGAGAGTGAAATCGCCGGAAAGCGGGTAAGGGTCGCCGGCTTGGTCGGTTTGGGCACCTCCTTCGGTGCTGACGGGAACCTGTTGACGAGTTCAGAGACCTTCATTGACCTGCTGCCGAATACGCCGCCGGGGAGCATCGAGGTCGGACTGGTTCGGCTCAAGCCGGGTAGTGATCCCGAGGCCGTTGCGCAACGCCTTCAGGCGCAACTGCCCAGCGACGTGAAGGTCTTGACCAAGCAGGGCTTCATCGATTTCGAACAGAACTACTGGCGCACCAGTACGTCCATCGGCTTCATCTTCACCTTGGGCGCCGCCATGGGCTTTGTGGTCGGCTGCGTGATCGTTTACCAGGTGCTCTATTCCGATGTCAGCGATCACCTGCCGGAATACGCCACCTTGATGGCCATGGGCTACAAGCTCCCCAGCCTGCTCGGCGTGGTTGCCCGAGAGGGCTTGTTGCTGGCGGCCTTTGGTTATCTGCCGGCCTATGCCGCCGGCCAAGGGCTGTATCTCATGGTCCGCTCGGCCACCCAGCTGCCGGTGTTTATGGATACGTCGCGAGCGGTGACGGTCTTCACCATGATTTTAGTGATGTGTATGGCCTCGGCCGGCCTCGCCATGCGCCGGCTCGCTGATGCGGATCCCGCGGAGATTTTCTGA
- a CDS encoding phycocyanobilin:ferredoxin oxidoreductase has translation MSSAALGIHPLVDGLAERIRQQWESLPEVEHLAVDPELEAITGSLDGEDLFIRNELRSSRGLRKLHLETARLGAGLQVLHCVFFPDPRFDLPVFGADIVAGRGVVSAAIVDLSPVDGTLPPAVLERLEDLPKREFSQERELPEWGTIFSPYVRFVRPADAEEEQRFIEVVSDFLQVLAEACLEATAQPIDHPDTVRRHRGQLSYCQQQKRNDKTRRVLEKAFNPEWADRYIEELLFDDPLPLQ, from the coding sequence ATGAGTTCTGCAGCCCTGGGCATTCATCCGCTGGTTGATGGGCTCGCAGAACGAATCCGTCAGCAATGGGAGTCGCTGCCCGAGGTTGAGCACCTCGCCGTCGATCCCGAGCTCGAAGCCATTACCGGCAGCTTGGATGGCGAAGACCTATTCATTCGCAACGAGCTGCGCTCCAGCCGTGGCTTGCGCAAATTGCACCTCGAAACGGCACGCCTTGGTGCTGGTCTCCAGGTCTTGCATTGCGTCTTCTTTCCCGATCCTCGCTTTGATCTGCCGGTTTTTGGGGCCGACATCGTTGCCGGTCGTGGCGTTGTCTCGGCCGCTATCGTTGATCTCTCACCTGTTGATGGGACCTTGCCGCCCGCGGTCCTGGAGCGTCTTGAGGACTTACCCAAGCGTGAGTTCAGTCAGGAGCGCGAGCTTCCTGAGTGGGGCACGATTTTTTCTCCGTACGTTCGCTTCGTTCGCCCTGCCGATGCCGAAGAGGAGCAGCGCTTCATCGAAGTGGTGAGTGATTTCCTCCAGGTCCTGGCTGAGGCCTGCCTGGAAGCGACGGCTCAGCCGATCGATCACCCAGATACGGTGAGGCGACATCGTGGCCAGCTCTCGTATTGCCAGCAGCAGAAGCGCAACGACAAGACCCGCCGCGTTCTCGAGAAGGCGTTCAACCCCGAGTGGGCCGATCGCTACATCGAGGAACTGCTCTTCGACGATCCCTTGCCCCTGCAGTGA
- the lspA gene encoding signal peptidase II yields MAPSYWIAIAVVLMDQLSKAWALEHLAGVGIRPLVPGLLQQQLVFNSGAAFSMLEGNANLLGVVSLGVAAGLVVWIQTSGPMERWQALGLGFLLGGAIGNGIDRWRLGRVVDFLEFVPISFPIFNLADVAINLAVLCLALSLLPGWRRR; encoded by the coding sequence ATGGCCCCGAGTTACTGGATTGCCATCGCCGTCGTGCTGATGGACCAGCTCAGCAAGGCGTGGGCGCTCGAGCATCTCGCTGGAGTCGGCATCCGTCCACTGGTTCCAGGACTGCTGCAGCAGCAACTGGTCTTCAACAGTGGAGCGGCCTTCAGCATGCTCGAGGGCAACGCCAATCTGCTGGGCGTCGTCAGCCTCGGCGTTGCCGCCGGCTTGGTGGTCTGGATTCAAACCAGCGGCCCAATGGAGCGCTGGCAAGCCCTCGGTCTGGGTTTTCTCCTCGGTGGGGCCATCGGCAATGGGATCGACCGTTGGCGTCTCGGTCGGGTTGTCGACTTCCTGGAGTTCGTACCGATCTCCTTCCCGATCTTCAATTTGGCGGATGTCGCCATCAACCTCGCCGTGCTCTGCCTCGCGCTCTCCCTGTTGCCCGGTTGGCGCAGGCGCTAA
- a CDS encoding glycosyltransferase family 2 protein: MFLSVVIPTYNRLPILEKCLRALERQRLAAPISDYEVVVVDDGSTDETVAWLGQHQAELPHVRLVQQDHGGPAEGRNRGVDHARGDVIVFIDSDLVVTEEFLLSHASALQLSWQEQGNRLCFTYGAVINTANFEEPTSEPHKLRDLSWAYFATGNVAIDREVLERSGLFDTRFRLYGWEDLELGERLRQMGVVLVRCPSAVGYHWHPPLSLEQVPRLIAVEGERAKMGLVFYKKHPTRRVRFIIQFTVLHRILWELLTLGGLVNERSLRPLLAWLIRKGQAAWAMELLRLPLNRIGVRALYAEARAAGLR; encoded by the coding sequence ATGTTTCTCAGCGTCGTCATCCCCACCTACAACCGTCTGCCGATCCTCGAGAAGTGTCTTCGGGCCCTCGAGCGGCAGCGACTGGCTGCGCCGATCAGCGACTACGAAGTGGTCGTCGTGGATGACGGTTCAACCGACGAAACGGTGGCCTGGCTTGGCCAGCATCAAGCGGAACTTCCCCACGTTCGCTTGGTTCAGCAGGACCATGGGGGACCAGCGGAAGGCCGCAACCGGGGCGTTGACCATGCCCGCGGTGACGTCATTGTGTTCATCGACAGTGACCTGGTTGTCACCGAGGAGTTCCTCCTCAGCCACGCCAGCGCACTGCAGCTGAGTTGGCAGGAGCAAGGCAACCGCCTCTGCTTCACCTACGGCGCGGTGATCAATACGGCGAATTTCGAGGAGCCCACCAGCGAACCCCACAAGCTGCGCGACCTCTCCTGGGCCTATTTCGCGACAGGCAATGTCGCGATTGACCGCGAGGTTCTCGAGCGCAGTGGTCTCTTTGACACGCGCTTCCGCCTCTATGGCTGGGAGGACCTGGAACTGGGAGAGCGGCTTCGCCAGATGGGTGTTGTGCTGGTGCGCTGCCCATCCGCGGTTGGCTACCACTGGCATCCGCCCCTGAGCCTCGAGCAGGTTCCCCGTCTGATTGCCGTCGAGGGTGAGCGGGCCAAGATGGGCCTCGTCTTCTACAAAAAACACCCCACCCGAAGGGTGCGGTTCATTATTCAGTTCACCGTCCTGCATCGGATTCTCTGGGAACTGTTGACCCTGGGAGGCCTCGTCAATGAGCGCAGCCTGCGTCCGCTCTTGGCTTGGTTGATTCGTAAGGGTCAGGCGGCATGGGCCATGGAGCTGCTGCGTCTTCCTCTGAATCGCATCGGTGTGCGGGCGCTCTACGCCGAAGCGCGCGCCGCCGGACTGCGCTAA
- the rpsB gene encoding 30S ribosomal protein S2: MAVVTLAEMMEAGAHFGHQTRRWNPKMSRYIYCARNGVHIIDLVQTAVCMNNAYKWVRSAARSGKRFLFVGTKKQASEVIALEASRCGASYVNQRWLGGMLTNWTTMRARIDRLKDLERMESSGAIAMRPKKEAAVLRRELDRLQKYLGGLKNMRRLPDVVVLVDQRRETNAVLEARKLDIPLVSMLDTNCDPDLCDVPIPCNDDAVRSVQLVLGRLADAINEGRHGSAEQGAYDEAQS; the protein is encoded by the coding sequence ATGGCTGTCGTCACTCTCGCCGAAATGATGGAGGCGGGTGCTCACTTTGGGCACCAAACCCGCCGTTGGAACCCCAAGATGTCGCGCTACATCTACTGCGCGCGCAACGGTGTTCACATCATCGACCTTGTGCAAACCGCGGTTTGCATGAACAACGCCTACAAATGGGTGCGTAGTGCTGCACGCAGCGGCAAGCGCTTCCTCTTTGTCGGCACCAAGAAGCAGGCCTCCGAGGTGATCGCCCTGGAAGCCAGCCGCTGCGGCGCGTCCTACGTGAACCAGCGCTGGCTGGGCGGCATGCTCACCAACTGGACCACGATGCGCGCGCGTATCGACCGTCTGAAGGACCTCGAGCGCATGGAGTCCTCCGGCGCTATCGCGATGCGTCCCAAGAAGGAAGCCGCCGTTCTGCGTCGTGAGCTCGATCGTCTGCAGAAGTACCTGGGCGGTCTGAAGAACATGCGCCGTCTCCCCGACGTGGTGGTCCTGGTGGACCAGCGCCGCGAAACCAACGCCGTGCTCGAGGCCCGCAAGCTGGATATCCCCCTGGTGTCGATGCTCGACACCAACTGCGATCCCGATCTCTGCGACGTGCCCATCCCCTGCAACGACGACGCCGTGCGCTCGGTGCAACTGGTGCTGGGACGCCTGGCCGATGCCATCAACGAAGGCCGTCATGGCTCTGCTGAGCAGGGTGCCTACGACGAAGCCCAGTCCTGA
- a CDS encoding HlyD family efflux transporter periplasmic adaptor subunit yields MWHWVQRHPWRSAGGAVALVLAFMAIGRSVDRPVPPPPAPVVQPRIESVSALGRLEPAGDVRQLAAPMGSMGGSPRISSLSVQEGDRVKRGQVLATFDNRPGLLADLAAVNARISTLDRSIAMQRREVSRYRDAAREGAASMVLLEEKQDELEKFEGQRREALAERRGVEVDLKDSQLRSPIDGTVLRIYARPGERPGSDGILAVGASDRMEAIAEVYESDIGRIRLGQSASLISENGGFTGKLKAEVVRISPQIRQRDVLSTDPTGDADARIVEVRLALSPEDAKRVQQLSGLKVIARFDP; encoded by the coding sequence ATGTGGCACTGGGTCCAGCGGCACCCTTGGCGCAGTGCCGGCGGGGCAGTCGCGTTGGTGCTCGCTTTCATGGCGATTGGGCGGAGCGTCGACCGCCCGGTCCCGCCCCCACCGGCCCCGGTGGTTCAACCCAGAATTGAGTCCGTTTCGGCTTTGGGGCGTTTGGAACCTGCGGGTGACGTTCGCCAACTGGCGGCCCCGATGGGTTCGATGGGCGGAAGCCCGCGAATTTCCAGCCTCTCGGTGCAAGAAGGGGATCGCGTGAAGCGCGGTCAGGTGCTCGCGACCTTCGATAACCGCCCTGGACTCCTGGCTGATCTGGCGGCCGTGAATGCTCGGATCAGCACCCTGGATCGTTCGATCGCGATGCAGCGTCGTGAGGTCAGTCGCTATCGCGACGCCGCCCGTGAAGGGGCGGCCAGCATGGTGCTGCTGGAGGAGAAGCAGGACGAACTGGAGAAGTTCGAGGGGCAACGCCGTGAAGCCCTGGCCGAGCGCCGTGGGGTGGAGGTGGACCTCAAGGACAGCCAGCTTCGCTCCCCGATCGATGGCACGGTCTTGCGCATCTATGCCAGGCCTGGTGAGCGCCCGGGTTCTGACGGAATCCTCGCGGTGGGTGCCAGCGACCGGATGGAGGCCATTGCAGAGGTCTATGAGAGCGACATTGGCCGGATCCGTCTGGGCCAGAGCGCCTCGTTGATTAGCGAAAACGGCGGCTTCACGGGCAAGTTGAAGGCCGAGGTGGTCCGGATCTCTCCGCAGATCCGCCAGCGGGATGTGCTGTCCACCGACCCCACGGGAGATGCGGACGCCCGCATCGTTGAGGTGCGTCTGGCCTTGAGCCCGGAGGATGCCAAGCGGGTCCAACAGCTTTCGGGCCTCAAGGTCATCGCTCGCTTTGATCCGTGA
- a CDS encoding pitrilysin family protein encodes MKTGGVEQRELEGGCPLWLLDRPGPAILSAKLWIRGGSAADPTGQRGRSQLLAGVLSRGCGRLSGEALADLVEGRGAGLRCEAAEDGTLISLKCASDDATLLLPLILQMVSSPWLVEDQITLERQLNLQTLQRQKEDPFQVAHDQLRHQLYGDGPYGHDPLGVEAELAQLGREELQQCTQELGQGGAVLVLAGQLPEQPERLLLEGLGGQGWSTQAPVRHPGAPGLKQRSLASKLDDTEQLVLMLGTTTGPLGSEQALALRLLHCHLGIGMSSRLFVALREEHGLAYDVGVHYPARLGDAPFVFHLSSSSDRAKEASQELLNEWLRLLEEPISEEQLQLAKAKFRGQEALGRQTCSQIADRHALVLGHGLPFDFADRCLIEAESLTANDLHQAAKALLQQPCLSLCGPDDAIKVAETVWNQHPLNRA; translated from the coding sequence GTGAAGACAGGCGGCGTGGAACAACGCGAACTGGAGGGCGGTTGCCCGCTCTGGCTGCTCGATCGACCGGGCCCGGCGATCCTCTCGGCCAAGCTCTGGATCCGCGGCGGAAGCGCCGCCGATCCCACCGGCCAACGCGGTCGGTCTCAGCTGTTGGCTGGGGTCTTGAGCCGAGGCTGCGGACGCCTCAGTGGTGAAGCGCTGGCCGATCTCGTGGAAGGACGGGGAGCAGGTCTGCGCTGCGAAGCCGCCGAAGACGGCACCTTGATCAGCCTGAAATGCGCCAGCGATGACGCCACCTTGCTGTTGCCCCTGATCCTGCAGATGGTGAGCAGTCCTTGGTTGGTCGAGGACCAGATCACGCTCGAGCGCCAATTGAATCTGCAGACCCTCCAACGGCAAAAAGAGGATCCCTTCCAGGTCGCCCACGACCAATTGCGCCATCAGCTGTACGGCGATGGGCCCTACGGGCATGACCCCCTCGGGGTTGAGGCCGAGCTCGCCCAACTGGGACGAGAGGAGCTCCAGCAGTGCACCCAGGAGCTGGGGCAGGGCGGTGCGGTCCTGGTACTGGCCGGTCAGCTGCCCGAGCAGCCGGAGCGGCTCTTGCTGGAGGGTCTGGGTGGTCAAGGCTGGAGCACTCAGGCCCCCGTCCGCCACCCTGGAGCACCCGGTCTGAAACAGCGTTCCCTCGCCAGCAAGCTCGACGACACCGAGCAATTGGTGCTGATGCTGGGGACCACCACCGGCCCACTCGGCAGCGAGCAGGCCCTGGCCCTACGCCTGCTCCACTGTCATCTGGGCATCGGCATGTCCAGTCGTCTCTTTGTGGCCCTGCGTGAGGAACACGGTCTGGCCTACGACGTGGGGGTCCACTACCCGGCGCGGCTGGGCGATGCGCCCTTTGTGTTCCATCTCTCCAGCTCCAGCGATCGCGCCAAAGAGGCCAGCCAAGAGCTCTTGAACGAATGGTTGCGCCTCCTCGAGGAACCCATCAGCGAGGAGCAACTCCAACTGGCCAAGGCGAAGTTCCGAGGGCAGGAGGCCTTGGGCCGTCAAACCTGCAGTCAGATCGCTGACCGCCATGCCCTGGTCTTGGGCCATGGACTGCCCTTTGACTTCGCGGATCGGTGCCTGATCGAAGCCGAGAGCCTCACCGCGAACGACCTGCATCAAGCGGCCAAGGCCCTTCTGCAGCAGCCCTGCTTGAGCCTCTGCGGACCCGACGACGCGATCAAGGTCGCCGAAACGGTCTGGAACCAGCACCCGCTGAACCGCGCCTAG